Proteins found in one Pontibacter sp. SGAir0037 genomic segment:
- the paaA gene encoding 1,2-phenylacetyl-CoA epoxidase subunit PaaA has product MYGGGNVFEATKFDDLQAEDAAKLAEFEARIERGEKIEPNDWMPQLYRKQLIRMIEQHAHSEIIGALPEGTWITRAPGFRRKMAQMAKVQDEVGHAQLLYSAAETLGKSREQMLNDLISGKSKYSNVFNYPAFTWADSNIISWLIDAGAIVNQMANARGSYGPYCRALERICAEESFHLKYGHDAVVHMATGTPVQRKMIQEALNRWWPPIMTFFGPPDKMSMHTETLMRWKVKMASNDDCRQQFLDMYVPKIWELGLTVPDPKLKKNPETGKWEYTEPDWEEFKRVINGDGPCNAERIAVRRTAEERGAWVRKALLSPKARYVRPLA; this is encoded by the coding sequence ATGTACGGAGGAGGAAATGTTTTTGAAGCAACTAAGTTCGATGATTTACAAGCAGAAGATGCAGCAAAATTAGCTGAATTCGAGGCGCGTATCGAACGCGGTGAAAAAATAGAACCCAATGACTGGATGCCACAACTGTATCGTAAGCAGCTAATCCGCATGATAGAGCAGCACGCGCACTCTGAAATCATTGGCGCCCTTCCCGAAGGCACCTGGATTACGCGCGCTCCGGGATTCCGACGTAAAATGGCCCAAATGGCTAAAGTACAAGATGAAGTTGGCCATGCACAGTTGTTATATAGTGCCGCCGAAACATTAGGTAAAAGCCGTGAACAAATGCTCAACGACCTGATCAGCGGCAAAAGCAAGTACTCCAATGTATTTAATTATCCCGCTTTTACCTGGGCCGATTCCAATATTATTTCCTGGCTTATTGATGCCGGTGCTATTGTAAATCAAATGGCGAATGCCAGAGGAAGCTACGGCCCTTACTGCCGGGCACTGGAGCGCATTTGTGCCGAAGAATCCTTTCATTTAAAGTATGGGCACGATGCGGTGGTACACATGGCTACCGGTACACCTGTGCAGCGTAAAATGATTCAGGAAGCACTTAACCGCTGGTGGCCTCCTATCATGACCTTCTTCGGCCCGCCCGATAAAATGAGCATGCACACCGAAACACTCATGCGCTGGAAGGTAAAAATGGCTTCTAACGACGATTGCCGCCAGCAGTTTCTGGATATGTATGTACCTAAGATCTGGGAATTAGGCTTAACAGTGCCAGACCCTAAGCTGAAGAAGAACCCTGAAACAGGTAAATGGGAATACACTGAACCCGACTGGGAGGAATTTAAGCGCGTTATAAACGGCGACGGTCCTTGTAATGCGGAGCGCATTGCTGTTAGAAGGACAGCTGAAGAACGTGGTGCCTGGGTAAGAAAAGCCCTTCTGAGCCCTAAAGCCAGATACGTGCGACCTCTGGCTTAA
- a CDS encoding phenylacetic acid degradation b: MLTSLDPRVTRLHLPDNDFTPMEPKQELDQFETYEVFYQKRENSPYTYVGPVHAPTADIAFLFAKEQYSRRASCAGMWVTRTTSIQVTPYAGDGKSVYTILHPEDLTGSASLEETYEIFHLKKRGKAHTRAGRVVATSYQQALKKAKEQFGDLLPVVNVWVVKTQHVLQSAEEDKDMWATLPEKKYREPTAYKVLDKISKFKEAQKNTPD, encoded by the coding sequence ATGCTAACCTCCCTTGATCCACGTGTAACAAGACTACACCTGCCCGACAATGATTTTACTCCTATGGAGCCCAAGCAGGAGTTAGATCAGTTTGAGACGTACGAAGTATTCTACCAGAAAAGAGAGAACTCTCCTTATACCTATGTTGGTCCCGTGCATGCTCCTACTGCAGATATTGCCTTTCTTTTTGCAAAAGAACAATACAGTCGCCGGGCCTCTTGTGCAGGCATGTGGGTTACCCGAACCACCAGCATACAGGTAACTCCTTATGCCGGAGATGGAAAATCGGTATACACTATACTTCACCCCGAAGATCTTACAGGTTCAGCATCTCTTGAAGAAACCTACGAAATATTTCACCTGAAAAAACGAGGCAAAGCGCATACGCGTGCAGGGCGTGTAGTGGCTACTTCTTATCAGCAGGCTTTAAAAAAGGCCAAAGAACAATTCGGCGATCTGCTTCCGGTGGTAAACGTGTGGGTGGTAAAAACGCAACATGTGCTACAATCTGCCGAAGAAGATAAAGATATGTGGGCAACTCTACCTGAAAAGAAATACCGCGAGCCAACTGCCTATAAAGTGCTGGACAAAATTTCCAAGTTCAAAGAAGCTCAAAAAAATACTCCTGACTAA
- the paaC gene encoding 1,2-phenylacetyl-CoA epoxidase subunit PaaC, protein MNAQALKDLFYKVADDQLILGHRNSEWTGFGPILEEDIAFSSMAQDKIGHSLAFYTLLQELGEAEPDTVAFTRSAARFHNCQLVELPNGEYDFSLMRHFLYDNAEMIRFEMFSQSAYEPLAKLATKLKGEIKYHVLHANTWIKNLGNSTEEAVLRLQTSLHEAVPYALGMFELSAFEEEMIAEGIYAGEEAAKAAWLERIQTVLNATQLRLPAIETVRPILGGRYGQHTEYLQPLLTEMSEVFNLDPTAEW, encoded by the coding sequence ATGAATGCACAAGCACTGAAAGACTTATTTTATAAAGTAGCAGACGACCAACTTATTCTGGGGCACCGAAACTCCGAATGGACTGGTTTTGGCCCGATTCTGGAAGAAGACATTGCTTTTTCGTCGATGGCACAGGACAAAATCGGGCACAGCCTTGCTTTTTATACCTTGCTGCAGGAGCTTGGAGAAGCAGAACCGGATACAGTAGCTTTTACGCGCAGTGCCGCCCGGTTTCATAATTGCCAGTTGGTGGAGCTTCCAAACGGAGAGTATGATTTCAGCCTGATGCGCCACTTCTTATACGACAACGCAGAGATGATTCGCTTCGAGATGTTTAGCCAATCCGCATACGAGCCATTAGCCAAACTGGCTACCAAACTTAAAGGCGAAATAAAGTACCACGTGCTGCACGCCAACACCTGGATAAAAAATCTTGGTAATTCCACAGAAGAAGCTGTACTTCGCTTGCAGACTTCTTTGCACGAAGCTGTTCCTTATGCATTAGGCATGTTCGAACTTTCGGCTTTTGAGGAGGAAATGATAGCCGAAGGCATATATGCCGGGGAAGAAGCCGCAAAAGCAGCCTGGCTGGAACGTATACAAACTGTGCTGAATGCTACCCAACTACGATTACCAGCAATCGAAACAGTTCGGCCTATACTTGGTGGGCGCTATGGCCAGCATACAGAATATCTACAGCCACTTTTAACTGAAATGTCTGAAGTATTTAACTTGGATCCTACTGCGGAGTGGTAG
- the paaD gene encoding 1,2-phenylacetyl-CoA epoxidase subunit PaaD, whose protein sequence is MPVSKEEILLLLEEVKDPEIPVLSLLDLGVITGVEVAPDGDVKVHMTPTFAGCPAMEYMKKEVELTLEKHGITSYTVSMTFDEPWNSNKISEKGRKALKEFGLAPPPQYNMVLDLEILEYATCPYCNSTNTTLRTPFGPTLCRSMHYCNDCRQMFEQFKPL, encoded by the coding sequence ATGCCTGTCTCGAAAGAAGAAATATTGCTGCTGCTGGAGGAAGTAAAAGATCCGGAAATACCTGTTCTTTCGCTCCTCGACCTTGGTGTGATTACAGGAGTAGAAGTAGCGCCTGACGGTGATGTGAAGGTACACATGACTCCTACTTTTGCCGGCTGTCCTGCCATGGAATATATGAAAAAAGAAGTAGAGTTAACACTCGAAAAGCACGGCATTACCAGCTATACTGTTTCCATGACTTTTGATGAACCCTGGAACAGTAACAAGATATCTGAAAAAGGACGTAAGGCATTAAAGGAATTCGGACTGGCTCCCCCGCCACAGTATAACATGGTGCTTGATCTGGAGATTCTGGAGTATGCAACGTGCCCTTATTGCAACAGCACTAACACAACGCTTCGCACCCCTTTTGGTCCCACCCTTTGCCGCTCCATGCACTACTGCAACGACTGCAGGCAAATGTTTGAGCAGTTTAAGCCCCTGTAG
- a CDS encoding M3 family oligoendopeptidase, translated as MAEDFAVEKWETIQPYLDELKTRQINSVEELEKWMSDRSELESVLSEDLGWRYIRMTCDTQNEDSTKAFQYFVTEIEPKIAPYDHDLNQKLMQSPFIGELDQEKYRIYLRQVRRALEIFREENIALQTEISTKQQQYAAITGAMIVTLDGEEVTLQRAADRLKRNNRQEREEAWRLIQARRLEDRQKLDDLFDELLRLRNQVAQNAGFANFRDYMFAAMGRFDYTPQDCFDFHASIEQTIVPLLTKIDQERKQQLNLDELRPWDLDVDPSGKKPLEPFKSGEELLEKTVQVFYKLDTYLGDCLATMRAMGHLDLESRKGKAPGGYNYPLDEIGVPFIFMNATSSLRDVITMLHEGGHAVHSFLTRGLTLGAFKHPPSEVAELASMSMELISMVHWDTFFEDEDELRRAKRTHLESVLETFPWVATVDKFQHWLYVNAQHTQEERKQEWVSIYEQFNHKEVNWEGLEQFKPYLWQKQLHIYEVPFYYIEYAMAQLGAVAVWKNYKGNPTEGLAAYKRALSLGYTVSIGEVYEAAGIKFDFSTDYIKSLADFVQEEMEKL; from the coding sequence ATGGCGGAAGATTTCGCAGTTGAAAAATGGGAAACTATCCAACCTTACCTTGATGAGCTTAAGACAAGGCAAATCAATTCAGTGGAAGAACTGGAGAAATGGATGTCCGACCGAAGTGAACTGGAAAGCGTTTTATCGGAGGATTTAGGCTGGCGTTATATTCGCATGACCTGCGATACACAGAACGAAGACAGCACCAAAGCATTTCAGTATTTCGTTACGGAAATTGAACCTAAAATTGCGCCCTACGATCATGATCTGAATCAGAAACTGATGCAGTCGCCTTTTATCGGCGAGCTCGATCAGGAAAAATACCGCATTTACCTGCGGCAGGTTAGGCGGGCGCTGGAAATTTTCCGTGAAGAAAATATTGCCCTGCAAACGGAAATCAGTACCAAGCAGCAGCAATATGCCGCCATTACAGGTGCTATGATAGTTACCCTGGATGGCGAGGAAGTTACCCTGCAACGTGCCGCTGATCGCCTGAAACGCAACAACCGGCAGGAAAGAGAGGAGGCATGGCGACTGATTCAGGCGCGTAGGCTGGAAGACCGCCAGAAGTTAGACGATCTGTTTGACGAGCTGCTTCGGCTGCGTAACCAGGTGGCTCAAAATGCAGGTTTCGCAAACTTCCGTGATTATATGTTTGCCGCTATGGGCCGCTTCGACTATACTCCGCAGGACTGTTTCGATTTTCATGCTTCTATTGAGCAAACCATTGTGCCGCTATTAACCAAAATAGACCAGGAAAGAAAGCAGCAACTTAATCTGGATGAGCTAAGACCATGGGATCTGGATGTGGACCCAAGTGGGAAAAAGCCACTGGAGCCGTTCAAGTCGGGGGAAGAGTTGCTGGAGAAAACCGTACAGGTGTTTTATAAGCTGGATACTTACCTGGGCGATTGTCTGGCTACCATGCGCGCCATGGGGCATCTCGATCTGGAATCCAGAAAGGGTAAAGCGCCGGGAGGTTACAATTATCCTCTGGATGAGATTGGTGTTCCTTTCATCTTTATGAATGCCACCTCCAGCTTGCGCGATGTAATTACCATGTTGCACGAAGGCGGGCATGCCGTGCATTCCTTCCTGACCCGTGGCCTTACATTAGGTGCTTTCAAACATCCGCCTTCTGAAGTGGCAGAGCTTGCCTCTATGTCGATGGAGTTGATTTCGATGGTTCATTGGGATACATTCTTCGAAGATGAAGATGAACTCCGCCGTGCCAAGCGTACACACCTGGAGAGTGTGCTCGAGACTTTCCCTTGGGTAGCTACCGTAGATAAATTCCAGCATTGGCTCTATGTAAATGCACAGCATACCCAGGAGGAGCGCAAGCAGGAATGGGTAAGTATTTATGAACAGTTTAATCATAAAGAGGTGAACTGGGAGGGGCTGGAGCAGTTTAAGCCGTATTTATGGCAAAAGCAGCTGCATATATATGAAGTGCCTTTCTATTACATAGAATATGCCATGGCGCAGCTTGGAGCAGTTGCCGTCTGGAAAAACTACAAAGGAAACCCGACAGAAGGTTTAGCCGCCTACAAACGTGCCCTGAGCCTGGGATACACTGTTTCGATAGGTGAGGTTTATGAAGCAGCCGGTATTAAGTTTGACTTTAGCACCGATTATATTAAAAGCCTGGCCGACTTTGTGCAGGAAGAGATGGAGAAATTATAG
- a CDS encoding FAD-binding oxidoreductase, which yields MSNPYLNLKVVDITHETSDAITLHFEHPLKETIAYKPGQFLTLILPIGGKKVRRSYSLCSTPKEAPRLSVTVKRVKGGLVSNYLPNHVKVGQEMEVMAPVGNFCLTCEASNKRNVILFGAGSGITPLMSILRTVLLEEPESKVTLLYGNRNENTVIFKEQLAQLEKQYSERLHVEYIYSQPQQGRKGPGLLQRLGLAKPKPADATSALNQHQGRMNQSMIIKILERLNLSKISNGVYFMCGPEGMMEEVQKGLQVLHVPAECVFRESFVSSKGLEQQEQQHGDVMASEEDGELATQTVTLIYEGAEYSVEVLPDQTILEAALEQDIDLPYSCQAGLCTACRGKCLSGKVHLDEREGLSDAEIEEGYVLNCVGHPLSDNVVIEIG from the coding sequence ATGAGTAACCCTTATTTAAATCTGAAGGTAGTGGACATTACCCACGAAACTTCAGATGCTATTACCTTACATTTTGAGCATCCTTTAAAAGAAACCATAGCTTATAAACCTGGCCAGTTCCTGACGCTGATTCTGCCAATAGGCGGTAAAAAAGTGAGGCGCTCGTATTCTCTTTGTAGTACTCCGAAAGAGGCACCCCGGTTGTCTGTGACAGTGAAAAGAGTAAAAGGCGGGCTTGTTTCTAATTACCTGCCCAACCATGTTAAGGTAGGGCAAGAGATGGAGGTAATGGCTCCTGTTGGTAACTTCTGTCTCACTTGCGAAGCAAGTAATAAGCGCAATGTTATTTTATTTGGGGCAGGCAGTGGCATTACACCGCTGATGTCTATTTTAAGAACAGTGCTGCTCGAGGAGCCTGAAAGTAAAGTAACCTTACTTTATGGTAATAGAAATGAAAATACCGTAATATTTAAAGAGCAACTGGCACAACTGGAGAAACAGTACTCTGAGCGCCTGCATGTTGAATATATTTACAGCCAGCCTCAGCAGGGGCGTAAAGGTCCGGGGCTTTTGCAGCGGCTAGGTCTGGCAAAGCCAAAGCCTGCTGACGCCACATCAGCCTTAAACCAGCACCAGGGAAGAATGAACCAGAGTATGATCATTAAAATTCTGGAGCGCCTCAACCTGTCCAAAATTTCTAATGGCGTGTATTTTATGTGCGGACCTGAAGGCATGATGGAGGAGGTGCAAAAGGGCTTGCAAGTTTTACATGTGCCTGCTGAATGTGTCTTCAGAGAAAGCTTTGTAAGCAGCAAAGGATTGGAGCAACAGGAGCAGCAGCATGGCGATGTGATGGCATCGGAAGAAGATGGTGAGCTTGCAACACAAACCGTAACGCTAATTTATGAGGGGGCAGAATATAGTGTTGAGGTGCTGCCGGACCAGACAATTCTGGAGGCGGCCCTGGAGCAGGATATAGACCTGCCGTATTCCTGCCAGGCTGGCTTGTGCACCGCCTGCAGGGGCAAGTGCCTGAGTGGAAAAGTACATTTAGACGAGCGGGAAGGCTTATCCGATGCCGAAATTGAAGAAGGTTATGTGCTGAATTGTGTGGGGCATCCGCTGTCTGATAATGTTGTGATCGAAATCGGATAG
- a CDS encoding HNH endonuclease, translating to MLYKLTLKNCEKTVVVDDRTYEYIQNNAYLQQIEFLKHLRIHSNGYAFFQKNWPLKNGKYRNETIYLHKMICEQLVERPESDIKLYVHFKNGNKLDCRLDNLEWAPLCKIVRNTSKTENKLGVRGVHKEAQKYRAIIHYNKQRINLGTFETLQEAALAYSKKSEELFGKTKSLKTLSKYVEAT from the coding sequence ATGCTTTACAAATTAACACTTAAGAACTGTGAAAAAACCGTAGTAGTAGATGACCGAACCTACGAGTACATTCAAAACAATGCGTATCTGCAGCAGATTGAATTTCTGAAGCACCTGCGCATTCACTCCAATGGCTATGCTTTCTTCCAGAAAAACTGGCCACTTAAAAATGGCAAGTATCGCAACGAAACCATTTACCTGCACAAAATGATTTGCGAGCAGCTGGTAGAGCGCCCTGAAAGCGACATTAAACTTTATGTTCATTTTAAGAATGGCAATAAATTAGATTGCCGCCTCGATAATCTGGAGTGGGCACCTCTTTGCAAAATTGTGCGCAATACCTCAAAAACAGAAAATAAGTTAGGTGTAAGAGGTGTACATAAAGAAGCACAAAAGTATCGTGCTATTATCCATTACAACAAGCAACGCATTAACCTAGGTACCTTCGAAACGCTACAGGAAGCTGCTTTGGCCTACAGCAAAAAGTCAGAGGAGTTGTTTGGCAAAACAAAAAGCCTGAAAACACTCTCAAAGTATGTAGAAGCAACCTAA
- a CDS encoding peptidoglycan DD-metalloendopeptidase family protein, translating to MDTPEELSELLRQNSTAFSKVITSDLNSDHVCRLDFTAANSLLLNTDLRDTALFDKAVQQMLAAQNATIGIGGYLEDRSIYSRSKHFSTPAANRNLHLGIDIWMEAGTPIFTPLDATVHSFQNNDHFGDYGPTIILQHELHSRTFYTLYGHLSRTSLSGLEEVGKPFKKGDQIASLGPYPENGNWPPHLHFQIIGDMGGKSGDFPGVALSSDKAFYEALCPNPNLILQSRHLPL from the coding sequence ATGGATACCCCGGAAGAACTTAGCGAATTGCTAAGGCAAAACAGTACTGCCTTTTCAAAAGTAATTACTTCTGATTTAAATAGCGATCACGTTTGCCGCTTAGACTTTACAGCGGCAAACTCTCTTTTATTAAATACCGATCTCCGCGACACTGCCTTATTCGACAAGGCAGTACAGCAAATGCTTGCAGCGCAAAACGCCACTATAGGCATAGGAGGTTATTTAGAAGATCGTTCCATTTACAGTCGCAGCAAGCACTTCAGCACACCTGCCGCTAACCGAAACCTGCACCTCGGCATAGATATTTGGATGGAGGCCGGTACTCCCATTTTTACCCCACTCGATGCTACCGTGCATAGTTTCCAGAACAATGATCATTTTGGCGACTACGGCCCTACCATTATTCTGCAGCACGAACTGCATAGCCGTACCTTTTACACGCTGTACGGGCACTTAAGCCGTACATCTTTATCAGGACTGGAAGAAGTAGGTAAGCCTTTCAAAAAAGGAGATCAGATTGCAAGCCTCGGCCCATACCCAGAAAACGGCAACTGGCCTCCCCACCTGCACTTTCAGATAATAGGTGATATGGGTGGTAAATCCGGCGATTTTCCTGGAGTGGCATTAAGCTCGGATAAGGCTTTTTACGAAGCACTTTGCCCTAATCCCAACCTGATCCTGCAAAGCAGGCACCTGCCCCTGTAA
- a CDS encoding mechanosensitive ion channel family protein, producing MFSLDFFEQYSHVVTNFVMVYGMKLVSAALTLLIGLWVIKRISNMIYNLMVRKNVDLSLRPFLNNLISIILRILLLVLVIAQLGVEMTSFIAVLGSAGLAIGLALQGSLSNFAGGVLILTIKPFRVGDFIEAQGQMGTVHMINIFNTVIKTGNNQVIYMPNGPLASSVVINYSVEPTRRMELNLVISPQNDLAAVKRLLQELIDADARILTDPAPVIAVTAFTEYSLTISMRLWAKKEEFWPLNWEMNERVKTVFEQNGIKMPAPIQKREIVQV from the coding sequence ATGTTCTCATTAGACTTCTTTGAGCAGTACAGCCATGTGGTAACGAATTTTGTAATGGTATATGGCATGAAGCTGGTTTCAGCTGCTCTAACCCTACTCATCGGATTATGGGTTATCAAGCGCATCAGCAATATGATCTATAATCTGATGGTGCGCAAAAACGTAGATCTATCGCTACGCCCATTTCTGAACAACCTGATCAGCATTATTCTTCGCATATTACTGCTTGTGCTGGTTATAGCGCAGTTGGGAGTAGAGATGACCTCCTTTATTGCGGTGCTGGGTTCAGCTGGTCTGGCCATTGGTTTAGCCTTGCAAGGCAGCCTTTCGAATTTTGCAGGCGGAGTTTTAATCTTAACGATAAAGCCTTTCCGGGTGGGAGACTTTATCGAGGCACAGGGGCAGATGGGTACCGTACACATGATCAACATTTTTAATACCGTAATTAAAACAGGAAACAACCAGGTGATCTATATGCCTAACGGTCCGCTGGCTTCCAGTGTGGTTATTAATTATTCAGTTGAGCCAACCCGACGGATGGAGCTTAACCTCGTGATAAGTCCACAAAATGATCTGGCTGCTGTAAAGCGCCTGTTGCAGGAGCTAATCGATGCCGATGCACGTATTCTGACTGACCCTGCTCCTGTAATTGCCGTAACAGCTTTTACAGAATATTCTTTAACTATCAGCATGCGCCTTTGGGCTAAGAAAGAAGAATTCTGGCCGCTTAACTGGGAAATGAACGAGCGGGTAAAAACTGTGTTTGAGCAGAATGGCATTAAAATGCCTGCGCCTATCCAGAAGCGGGAGATTGTGCAGGTATAG
- a CDS encoding ABC transporter permease, which translates to MNISKYISDKISKVKTGSFTSSVTKIAIISIAAGIAIMIVSFAILEGFRSEIREKIFSFGAHLQISKYDTNNSYEGAPISRSTGINSTEDIPGIQQIQAYARKTAIIKTEDEVLGVVLKGIEKDYDLTSMRNNLEEGHTVTFTDTAASLDVMISRSIANKLKLNVGDKATFYFIQSPPRARRMNIAGIYNTGLEEFDEIFVLGDLRLIRELNNWPDTLVGGVEIVLKNFEEIDAVADQVFYQMNYDLQLEKITDRHQQLFDWMQLLGKNVVIFLVLIVFVATFNMVSTVFIMIIERINMIGVLKAIGATDAQIRKIFYFRGLRLTLKGMLWGNIIGLGFCALQYYFQLIPLDPENYYMDTVPISWNFGIVIVLNVITLVLTMLAILIPAAMVSRIKPVKAIKFD; encoded by the coding sequence GTGAACATCTCCAAATATATATCAGATAAAATATCTAAAGTAAAGACTGGCTCATTTACCTCGTCGGTCACAAAAATAGCAATTATAAGCATAGCGGCAGGCATTGCCATTATGATTGTGTCTTTTGCTATTCTGGAAGGCTTCCGTAGCGAAATCAGGGAGAAGATTTTCAGCTTTGGAGCGCACCTTCAGATCAGTAAATACGATACGAATAATTCTTACGAAGGAGCACCGATTAGCCGCTCTACAGGTATAAACAGCACCGAGGATATTCCGGGTATACAGCAGATACAGGCCTACGCCCGAAAAACTGCCATTATCAAAACAGAAGACGAAGTACTGGGGGTGGTGCTGAAAGGGATTGAAAAAGACTATGACCTGACCTCGATGCGAAACAACCTGGAGGAAGGGCATACAGTTACTTTTACAGATACTGCAGCCTCGCTGGATGTTATGATAAGCCGAAGCATTGCGAATAAGCTGAAGCTGAATGTGGGAGACAAAGCTACTTTTTACTTTATCCAGAGTCCCCCCAGAGCCAGAAGAATGAACATAGCTGGCATTTATAATACCGGCTTGGAAGAGTTCGATGAGATCTTTGTGCTGGGAGATTTGCGCCTGATCCGGGAGCTCAACAATTGGCCTGATACATTGGTGGGAGGAGTAGAGATTGTGCTGAAGAATTTTGAAGAAATAGATGCCGTAGCCGACCAGGTGTTTTACCAGATGAACTACGACCTGCAGCTGGAGAAGATTACAGACCGCCACCAGCAGCTCTTCGACTGGATGCAGTTGCTGGGTAAGAATGTGGTTATATTCCTGGTGCTGATCGTGTTTGTGGCTACCTTTAATATGGTGTCTACCGTCTTTATCATGATTATTGAGCGCATCAACATGATTGGTGTGCTAAAGGCTATAGGTGCTACTGATGCACAGATCAGGAAGATATTTTATTTCAGGGGGCTGAGGCTAACCTTAAAAGGAATGCTGTGGGGCAACATTATAGGTTTAGGCTTTTGTGCGTTGCAATATTATTTTCAGCTGATCCCACTCGATCCTGAAAACTACTACATGGATACAGTGCCAATCAGCTGGAATTTTGGAATTGTAATTGTCCTGAATGTGATTACGCTGGTTCTTACCATGCTGGCTATTCTTATTCCTGCCGCTATGGTATCCAGAATAAAGCCTGTAAAGGCGATTAAGTTTGATTGA